The Theileria equi strain WA chromosome 2 map unlocalized gcontig_1105316255037, whole genome shotgun sequence genomic sequence GCCGATGTTGTAAAACGCCTAGAGAGCTTAGGTACGGAGCATTGTGTGGAATCTTGCAGTATCACCAAATCAAATGAGACGCTACTTGTCAATGATGATTGTGTTATGATTCGCGACAAGGGATTGATTTTTGAATCTTCTGGGATCTATCACTTGTGTAGACTCATAACTACACCACTCTGTTGGATTCCAGAATGTAGGAAGAAATGGTTAAGCACTGGTATAGACGGTAGCCGTTTTGGATCCCTGAAGCTTCTAAGTAAACATCTCAAGGCTGAGCATAACTATGTAATCTGTGATATTTGTGCCCAGTATTTTGCTGACAAAAAGTTTGTCCCAGAAATGCTACTTTACCATGCAACAAGGATAGCAGATcatgtaaagaatggagattttAGATGCTATCCGCCAATCAGTCCACACGTTTCCTGCCCAGCTTGCAAAATATATCATTGGGATAAGGCCATGTTCAAGAAGCACgcaaaggaagaacacTTTATATGTGATTTGTGCGATAGCGGTGAAGTATTTTCCCATTATTCCTCACTTTTTGAACATTACAAAACATATCACTACCCTTGTGAAGAGCAAGACTGCATGTTTGTCGTATTTTCTGATGATCTTCAATTACGCCTGCATTACGTTGCAAAGCATCCCCAAGTTACAAGGATTCCATGCCACAAGAAACCTCTCGCAACTGCACGAAGAGAGGATGCCTCTCCTGTATCCCGCACTTCTGCTCCAATGTTTGATGAACTCACCACGGATTTGGCATGGGATGGTTTTATCAGCATCATTGGTACAGAGTCACAGAGTGAGACTCTTGAGGAGGTTCTGGAAAAGGAGTCGCCACTCTACCCATACTTTGTGAGTACAGTCATTCCAGATGATCAGCTCAAGGTAGCATTGGATCCAATTTGTGCAGCTAGGATGGAAATGTTTCTCAAGAGAAATGTCAATGCATTGGAGGAGGTGCAAGAGGTCCATTCAGAATTTGGCACGACAGAAAAGGAACATGTTGAGCTAAATATGCGAGTGTACAAGATAATTGAGTCAAAGTTCCGTGAGTCATACAAGGCTTGCACTGCAGATTGCACCAAAGATGCTAGTAAAACTACTGCTCTTTTTAATCTTGTCAAGGAATACATTGCTAAACTTGTGTTTCTCTGCGGAGCAGAAAAGGGTGGACTAAAAAAACGATTGCTAAACTGCCTGCATGACACAGCACAAATTTCTAATGGGATACTTGTCAAGAGCGCACTAGAACAGCTAATTGGGGATATGAAGGAGGTGGTAAGTGCACGACCACTCTCACTCACTAGAGCCATGAAGCTACAGGGTAATTTGAGAAATCCACTTCCAGCTCAGATATTGAATCCAAAGGCAGATACAAAAGCGGCAGTTGGcaaaaagaaaaagatTGTAAAATGGGAAAGgaaaaaggaagaacaacCAAAGGTAGAAAAGGTGGTTGCTCCTCACCCGGTAGTagaaaaagaaaaggtTATAGAACCAGCCTATGTTACAAACCTTCCGGATACATCCACACTTTTTATAAATCATGTAAACTCCAACAACTTTTACGGCCTCATGTATGATGTTATTGGTCAAGTTTTGAGGTCGAATATGGAGAAATATAGCAAGAATCAGGAATACACACTACGTGACACAACAAAGTCAAAACTTGCAAACATCGCATTATCGCAAAAAAGATGCTTCACAAACCTGGGTGAATTCATGAGCATGAAAAAGCTTGAATCACTGCAAGCATTGGAGCCAGAATTCCATAGATTGGTGAGggatttgaaaaatgtcCAGGATCTAGCCGAAATTGCACAAGCATGGACCAAGAGGTGTCTTGGTATACTCAAAAATATGCAAGTTgaacatttggaaattataCATTACTACCTAAAGGGCAATTGCCAAATTTCATTGCCACTCTGCAATGATGCGGAATTTCCAATCCTGGTCAAACATGCAAAGGGATTTACAGAAAATAGAAATTATGCAAATGCACTCGGCGCAAGACCTGGTCCAAGGTTTCAAAATGAGCTAGACTTTCCGACATTAGGAGAAACCAGCAGACGCCGCTAACGTTTAGGGTAAGTCATTGAGGTCTTTTACATGATTATTTATCTTTAATTTGTGGTTGCATGTATATTgtggactcggtggaagttggtgattggatagacgaactaatttctactgacgtgagtgttgattgtactactgaagactgtgttgatagttgttcatcttgttctgtggatactttctctgacggtgagctagttgtgagggaggatgaatgcatggttgtctagggagtagttAAGAGAatgtgctccctttggtcgcattgagactactcatggatctcagagttttgaagaGAATATAGCAGACGCTCCTTACACCACTGGATCTGAGGGTGGATGAATGAACTAATCGTAAACATACAGAACAAATGTAGGAGCAACAAAAGATGTAAGTGCAGAGGGAACAAAAAATATCTCTCTGTGAGATTTGGGAGAGTAAAAGATACGAATTTTGGGTATTTCACCCATGACATCGGTAAGATTCATGTTAGGGATAATCCTATTCGTACTGTATTTTGGCAAAATGTTGAACTTGAGAGGATAGGGTATGTTAGTTTGTTTGATGATTCAGCCTCTGTGACCGTCTTTTACAATAGAATCTACGATAATGATCCAAACGCAATAAAGAAGCCTCTTCTCATAAGGTCTAAAgataatggtgataaaacGCATtggtttgaaaatattGGAGGCTATGCTAATAAAAGATGGAGGGGaattgatgaagaagtgGGATCAAAAAAGTAtccaaaagaagatgaCTACACTGGGGAAAATATagactttgagaagaagcTAGAGGCACTTTCGTGTAAATTGTTTGTCGCTCATAGGATACACATAGACTTTGATCAGAATACAGGCTACAGTATTAAGTGCGACATTTGTGGTGAACAATTAGAGATAAAAGTTAATAAATATTCTGTTCAGGATGCTGAAGGATATACAAAGTACGATTATAGTGGCACATTTTCTGAGAATTCTATCCTTGTATACAATGGAAGACAACTCACCTTTCAGAAGCGGTCAAGATATAAGACGGGTTACTATCTCCCAATTCCAGTTGACAAAGAAAATTTTAGTGGAGTATCTGCatattactggaaggaagataaccagaagaaaaatCCTCTATTGATAGAATTTGTAGGCAAAAATTATTTCTCTTATTGGATGGAGAATATTAGTATTGCTGGAAAAGATGGAAACTACAAACATGACAAGTGGAGAGCCTTACCTTGGATGCATAACAATCCCAAGGATCTAAAGGAGAGACTTGATCTTCTCAACTGCATATATAATGGAGTTGTTCAAATTAATCTTGGGAAATTGGAAGACTGTCATCCAAAGCGCCATTTCCTACACAAGAACGTGATAAATCGTTTGT encodes the following:
- a CDS encoding conserved hypothetical protein (encoded by transcript BEWA_039590A); its protein translation is MEENWRGGNARQVRGRYGGDYRRNRPPGMIIGPDLHRSFSDGLCDVTFDTFLSCGLPHDRGLNKAQLQKLLAFKPTRNLSSFLNCCICYENTLICAVGKCDHIICLLCALKLFYFYSKETPFGYECPYCKHGNEALYFCANPFYVHLASNKAFYSSKGSFALTQEELQDFVSILRRGSNDEEYYASGKVNITELYELFLQYNADVVKRLESLGTEHCVESCSITKSNETLLVNDDCVMIRDKGLIFESSGIYHLCRLITTPLCWIPECRKKWLSTGIDGSRFGSLKLLSKHLKAEHNYVICDICAQYFADKKFVPEMLLYHATRIADHVKNGDFRCYPPISPHVSCPACKIYHWDKAMFKKHAKEEHFICDLCDSGEVFSHYSSLFEHYKTYHYPCEEQDCMFVVFSDDLQLRLHYVAKHPQVTRIPCHKKPLATARREDASPVSRTSAPMFDELTTDLAWDGFISIIGTESQSETLEEVLEKESPLYPYFVSTVIPDDQLKVALDPICAARMEMFLKRNVNALEEVQEVHSEFGTTEKEHVELNMRVYKIIESKFRESYKACTADCTKDASKTTALFNLVKEYIAKLVFLCGAEKGGLKKRLLNCLHDTAQISNGILVKSALEQLIGDMKEVVSARPLSLTRAMKLQGNLRNPLPAQILNPKADTKAAVGKKKKIVKWERKKEEQPKVEKVVAPHPVVEKEKVIEPAYVTNLPDTSTLFINHVNSNNFYGLMYDVIGQVLRSNMEKYSKNQEYTLRDTTKSKLANIALSQKRCFTNLGEFMSMKKLESLQALEPEFHRLVRDLKNVQDLAEIAQAWTKRCLGILKNMQVEHLEIIHYYLKGNCQISLPLCNDAEFPILVKHAKGFTENRNYANALGARPGPRFQNELDFPTLGETSRRR